Within the Agromyces atrinae genome, the region CGACCTTCCCGGCTACCGTCCGATCACCAAGGCCCACGGCAAGCAGGTCGTCGCGGCCGCGCAGCTCTTCGTCGAGGCGAAGAAGCCCGTGCTGTACGTCGGCGGCGGAGTCATCCGTGCCGGCGCCTCGGCCGAACTCCTCGCGTTCGCCGAGGCGACGGGTGCTCCCGTCGTCACGACGCTCATGGCACGCGGTGCCTTCCCCGACTCGCACGAGCAGCAGCTCGGCATGCCCGGAATGCACGGAACCGTGCCCGCCGTGCTCGCCCTGCAGGAGGCCGACCTCCTCGTCTCGCTCGGCGCCCGGTTCGACGATCGCGTGACCGGCAAGGCCGCGCTCTTCGCGCCGAACGCCAAGGTCGTGCACGTCGACGTCGACCCCGCCGAGATCTCGAAGATCCGCACGGCCGACGTGCCCATCGTGGGCGACGCGAAGGATGTGCTCGTCGACCTCACGGCGGCGTACCTCGAGGCGAAGCGCGAGACGACCCCCGACATCACCGACTGGTGGACCTACCTGAACGGTCTGCGCGCCGAGTTCCCGCTCGGGTTCGCGCCGACGACCGACGGGCTGCTCGCCCCCCAGCACGTGATCAGCCGCATCGGCGAGCTCACGGGCCCCGAGGGCGTCTACGCCTCGGGCGTCGGTCAGCACCAGATGTGGGCGGCGCAGTTCATCAAGTACGAGCGTCCGAACGCGTGGCTGAACTCCGGCGGCGCCGGAACGATGGGCTACTCGGTTCCCGCGGCGATGGGCGCGAAGGTCGCCCAGCCCGACCGCGTCGTGTGGGCGATCGACGGCGACGGATGCTTCCAGATGACCAATCAGGAGCTCGCGACCTGCACGATCAACAAGATCCCGATCAAGGTCGCGGTCATCAACAACTCGTCGCTCGGCATGGTGCGCCAGTGGCAGACCCTCTTCTACGACGGCCGCTACTCGAACACCGACCTCAACACGGGTCACGACTCGATCCGCGTGCCCGACTTCGTGAAGCTCGCCGAGGCCTACGGGGCTCTCGGCATCCGCGTCACGAAGGAGGAGGAGGTCGACGCCGCCATCAAGCTCGCGCTCGAGACGAACGATCGCCCCGTCGTGATCGACTTCGTCGTGAGCGCCGACGCGATGGTCTGGCCGATGGTGCCGCAGGGCGTCTCGAACAGCTTCGTGCAGTACGCCCGTGACCACAGCCCCGCATTCGACGAGGAGGACTAGACCATGACCAGCCACGTTCTGAGTCTTCTCGTCGAAGACAAGCCGGGTCTCCTGACCCGTGTCGCGGGTCTCTTCGCCCGTCGCGGCTTCAACATCGAGAGCCTGGCCGTCGGCCACTCCGAGATCCCCGGCCTCTCGCGCATCACCGTCGTCGTCGACGTCGACGAGCTGCCTCTCGAGCAGGTGACGAAGCAGCTCAACAAGCTCGTCAACGTCATCAAGATCGTCGAGCTCGACCCCGCGCAGTCGGTGCAGCGCGAGCACCTGCTCATCAAGGTGAAGGTCGACAACACGACCCGCTCCCAGGTACTCGAGGCGGTGAACCTCTTCCGTGCCCGTGTCGTCGACGTGTCGACCGACGCCCTCGTGATCGAGGTCACCGGCGACTCCGGCAAGACGACGGCACTCCTCAAGGTGCTCGAGCCCTACGGCATCAAGGAGATCGCCCAGTCGGGCCTCCTCGCGATCGGTCGCGGCGGCAAGTCGATCACCGAGCGCGTTTTCAAGAACTGACCTACGATTCACCGCGGGTGGAGCGACGCTCCGTCGCCTGCACAACCAAGGAGAGAAAGACAGCAATGGCTGAGATCTACTACGACAAGGACGCCGACCTCTCGCTCATCCAGGGCAAGAAGGTCGCCGTCATCGGCTACGGCTCGCAGGGCCACGCCCACGCGCAGAATCTGCGCGACTCGGGTGTCGAGGTGCGTGTCGGCCTGAAGGACGGCTCCAAGTCGATCCAGAAGGCTTCGGAGGCCGGCTTCACGGTGTCGAACGTCGCGGACGCCGCAGCGTGGGCCGACGTCATCGTCATCCTCGCTCCCGACCAGCACCAGCGCCACATCTTCGCCGAGTCGATCAAGGACCAGCTCGCCGAGGGCAAGACGCTCGTCTTCGGCCACGGCTTCAACATCCGCTTCGGCTACATCGAGGCTCCCGAGGGCGTCGACGTCATCCTCGTCGCTCCCAAGGCCCCGGGCCACACCGTCCGTCGCGAGTTCGTCGCCGGTCGCGGAATCCCCGACATCATCGCCGTCGAGCAGGACGCGTCGGGAACCGCATGGGACCTCGCCAAGTCGTACGCGAAGGCCATCGGCGGCACGCGTGCCGGCGTCATCAAGACGACCTTCACCGAAGAGACCGAGACCGACCTGTTCGGCGAGCAAGCCGTGCTCTGCGGCGGTGTCTCACAGCTCGTCCAGTACGGCTTCGAGACCCTGACCGAGGCCGGTTACCAGCCGCAGATCGCGTACTTCGAGGTCCTCCACGAGCTCAAGCTCATCGTCGACCTCATGTGGGAGGGCGGCATCGCCAAGCAGCGCTGGTCGGTCTCCGACACCGCTGAGTACGGCGACTACGTCTCGGGCCCGCGCGTCATCGACCCGCACGTCAAGGAGAACATGCAGGCCGTGCTCGCCGACATCCAGTCGGGTGCCTTCGCCGAGCGCTTCATCTCCGACCAGGACAACGGCGCCCCCGAGTTCCTCGAGCTCCGCGCCAAGGGTGAGAACCACCCCATCGAGAAGACGGGCAAGGAACTCCGCGCCCTCTTCGCGTGGAAGCAGGAAGACGACGACTACACCGACGGTTCCGTCGCGCGCTAGTCATCAGCACGTCGAAGCGGGTCGGGGTTCTCCCCGGCCCGTTTCGTCGTCCCGGCGTCGGTAGGGTGAGAGCATGACGCGCGATCGCGATGACGATGCCCTGAGCTGGGAGGGCGACGACGACCCGACGCTCGCTCCCGGGTGGAAGACCGTCGGCACGTCCGTTCCGGCGCCGCCGACGGCTGCCGAGGCGGCCGGTACGGGTACCGAGACGGATGACGCGCGCGAGCCGCACTCCGACGAGGCCGTCGACGCCTCGCAGCCGAGCTCGGCGACGCTCATCCTCTTCGGCGTCTTCGGCGGCGTGTACCTGCTGTACACGATCGGCTGGATCTTCTCGGCTCTCCGGGTGCCGAACCCGGGCGTCGACGCCGTCGCGCAGTTCATGTTCACGCTCGGCCTCTGGTTCGCGGTGCTCGCGCCGGCCGCGTGGTTCGCGACGACGCTCCTCGCGACCGAGTCGGGTGCGCGCCGTCGCATCGTGTGGCTCGTCATCGGGGCCGTCGTGCTCGTGCCCGTGCCCTTCGTCGCCGGGATCACCTCGTGACCGGCGAGGTCGCGACGCCGGGCGCCGAGCCCCGCTCGCGCGGCGTGCGTTTCGGGTTCGACGTGGCCCTCGCCGTCTTCTTTGGTCTCTTCTACGCCTACGACGCGTGGGAGGCGGTCGGTAACCTCGTCGGTCTGACGCAGTACGCCGCGGCCCTCGATTCGACGCTCTCGTCGACGGGCTGGGTCGTGCTGATCGCGGCGATCCTCCTTCCGATCGGCTTGTTCGCGCTCGCCTTCGTCATCGGACGACGTCGGCCGCTCGCCGTGCGCATCGCGCTCTACGTGACGGGCCTCGCCGTCTCGGCGGTGCTGTACCTCGACGTCGTCATGCTCTTCGGACCGGGCGCGCTCATCGCCTGATGTCACACGTCGGGGGAGCGTCTCCGACTCCAGTAGAGTGTCTGCGGTATCGGTGTACACGACGGCGTGCACGCCCTCTGTCCGCGTGCCTCGTCGCACGTCGAAGTTGAAGAAGGACCCGTTCGTGACTAAGCCGGTCGTGCTGATCGCCGAAGAACTCTCTCCCGCCACCGTCGATGCGCTCGGCCCCGACTTCGAGATCCGCTCGGTCGACGGCACCGATCGCCCCGCGCTCCTCGCCGCTCTCGCCGACGCCAACGCGATCCTCGTGCGCTCGGCGACGAAGGTCGACGCCGAGGCGATCGCCGCGGCCCCGAAGCTCCAGGTCGTCGCGCGTGCGGGCGTCGGGCTCGACAACGTCGACATCAAAGCGGCGACGACCGCCGGTGTCATGGTCGTGAACGCACCGACGTCGAACATCATCTCGGCCGCCGAGCTCACGGTCGGTCACATCCTGAGCCTCGCGCGTCACATCCCCGCCGCTCACGCGGCCCTCGCTCAGGGTCAGTGGAAGCGCTCCGCCTACACGGGCACCGAGCTCTACGAGAAGACGATCGGCATCATCGGCCTCGGCCGCATCGGCGCGCTCATCGCCGCCCGACTGCAGGCCTTCGGCACCGAGGTCATCGCGTACGACCCCTACATCACCGCGGCGCGCGCCCAGCAGCTCGGCGTGCAGACGGTCTCGCTCGACGAACTGCTCGAGCGCAGCGACTTCATCACGATCCACATGCCGAAGACGCCCGAGACGACGGGCATGATCGGCCGCGAGCAGTTCGACCTGATGAAGCCGAGTGCGTACATCGTCAACGTCGCACGTGGCGGTCTCATCGACGAAGAGGCGCTGCACGACGCCCTCGTCTCGGGCCGTATCGCGGGCGCCGGTCTCGACGTCTTCGTGAGCGAGCCCCCGAAGGAGTCGCCGCTCCTCGGCCTCCCCAACATCATCGTCACGCCGCACCTCGGTGCGTCGACCGACGAGGCGCAGGAGAAGGCCGGTGTCTCCGTCGCGAAGTCGGTGCGCCTCGCCCTCGCCGGTGAGCTCGTTCCCGACGCGGTGAATGTCGCGGGCGGCGTCATCGACCCGTACGTCCGTCCCGGCATCCCCCTCGTCGAGAAGCTCGGTCAGCTGTTCGCCGGCCTCGCGCACGGCCCGCTCACGAGCCTCGACGTCGAGGTGCGCGGCGAGCTCGTCGACTACGATGTGAGCGTGCTGAAGCTCGCCGCACTCAAGGGCGTCTTCTCGAACGTCGTGAGCGAGACCGTGTCGTACGTCAACGCGCCGCTCCTCGCCGAGCAGCGCGGTGTCGCCGTGCGTCTCATCACCGACTCCGACTCGCCCGAGTACCGCAACGTCATCACGCTCCGCGGTGCTCTCGCCGACGGCGAGCAGATCTCGGTGTCGGGCACGCTGACGGGCACCAAGCAGATCGAGAAGATCGTCGCGATCAACGGCTACGACGTCGAGGTGCCGTTCGCGAAGAGCCACATCATCATGCAGTACACCGACCGCCCGGGCATCGTCGCGGTCTACGGTCGCGAGTTCGGCGAGGCCGGCATCAACATCGCCGGCATGCAGATCGCGCGTCGTGAGGCCGGCGGCCCCGCTCTCAGCGTGCTCACCGTCGACTCGGTGGTCCCCGCCGAGGTGCTCGAGCGCGTGAGCGCCGCGATCGAGGCGCACACCCTCGTCGAGGTCGACATCACCGAGTAGTCGGTCACCGAGCAGTCAGCGGGCGGTCGCCGAGAGGCGGCCGCCCGCTGCGCTGTTCCCGGGGCGCAGGGATGACGCGTCAGGCGTTCCCGGTCGCCGCGATGCCGCGCGCGATGCGCACGAGGGAATCGACCTCGGCGGGGGAGAGGGTCACTCCGCCGTGTTCGCCCTGGACGTGCAGTGAGGTGTTGAAGTACATCCCGTCGCCGAGGAGGGCGATGGCGAGCACGGCCCCGGGGTCGGCGACCGAGCGGGCGATCGCCTCGCGCCAGCGATCACGGCACCGCTGCAGCGCCTCCTGGGCTGCGACGTCGCCGCCCTGGGCGAGTCGGGCCGTTGCGACGAACGCGCGATCGAGGGGGCTCTGCAGCGCGACCGAGGTGCGGATGTAGTACTCGACCGCGTCGTCGCCCGCGGCTTCGATCGCCGCGACGTCGTCGTCGACGAGCTGGTCGAGCCGTTCGATCGCACCGTGCACGAGGGCGTCCTTCGAGGCGAAGTGGTAGAGCAGTCCGCCCTTCGAGACATCGGCGAGGCGCGCGACGGCGTCGAGTGTCGCGGTGCGTTCGCCCTCGTCGATGAGGATGCTCTCGTAGGCATCGAGGATCGCCTCACGGGCGCGGGGTGGCCGGGCCATGGTGCCTCCGATTGTCGGGATTCTGTTACTATACCGGCTGGACGGTTTTAAGTGTACCGGCTAGACGGTATTGAAAGGCGAAGTGAGATGAGCACGATGACGACAGAGGCACCGACGACGGGTCGTGCGCCCGCGCGCGCCTGGGCGGCGCTCGCGGTGCTCATGCTGCCGGTGCTGCTCGTGTCCGTCGACAACACGGTGCTGAGCTTCGCGATCCCTGAGATCTCTCGCGCGCTGTCGCCGACGGCCGCCCAGCAGCTCTGGATCATCGACGCCTACCCGCTCGTCCTCGCGGGCCTCCTCGTCTCGATGGGCAGCCTCGGCGACCGCATCGGCCGCCGTCGCATGCTCCTCATCGGCTCGGCCGGTTTCGCGCTCGTCTCGGTCGCCGCCGCCTTCGCGCCCACGGCCGAACTCCTCATCGCCGCACGAGCGGGTCTCGGCTTCTTCGGTGCGATGCTCATGCCGTCGACCCTCTCCCTCCTCCGCTCGATCTTCATGGATCGCGAGCAGCGTCGCCTCGCCATCGCGATCTGGGCCTCGGGGTTCGCCGCGGGCTCGGCGCTCGGCCCGATCGTCGGCGGCATCCTGCTCCTGCACTTCCCGTGGGGCTCCGTATTCCTCCTCGCCGTGCCCGTGCTCATCCCGATCTTCATCCTCGTGCCGCTCCTCGTGCGGGAGAGCCGCGACCCCGCGCCGGGACCGGTCGACCCCGTGAGCATCCTCCTGTCGCTCGCGGCGATGGCGCCCGTCGTCTTCGCGATCAAGGAGTTCGCGACGGAGGGCCTCACGCCGCTCGCGATCGGCACGTTCGTCATCGGTGTCGTCTCCGGCTGGCTCTTCGTGCGCCGGCAGCTTCGGCGGCCCGTGCCGATGCTCGATGTCCGTCTCTTCACGAAGGGCTCGTTCGGCGGCGCCGTCGCGGTCAACCTCTTCAGCGTCATCGCGCTCGTCGGCTTCCTCTACTTCGTCTCGCAGCACCTGCAGCTCATCGTCGGGCTCGACCCCGTCGAGGCGGGCCTCGCCCTCGTGCCGGGCCTCGTCGTCATGATCATCGCCGGGCTCGGTGTCGTTCCGATCGCGCGCCGCGTGCGCCCGCGCATCCTCGTGCCGACGGCGCTGTCGATCTCGGCCGCGGGCTACGTCGTGCTGGGCCTCGGCTCGAGCGACGGCGGCCTCGTCGCGCCGATCATCGCCTTCGTGCTCCTCGGCCTCGGAATCGGCGCGGCCGAGACCGTGTCGAACGAGCTCATCCTCTCGAGCGCGCCCGCGAACAAGGCTGGTGCGGCGTCAGCGGTCTCCGAGACGGCCTACGAACTCGGCGCCGTGCTCGGCACGGCGATCCTCGGCAGCATCATCACCGCGCACTACCGCGCGAACATCGTGCTCTCCGACGCGCTCACGGCGACCCAGGCGCACGACGCGCGCGAAACGCTCGCGGGTGCCGTCAACGTCGCCGAGACGCTCCCGCCGACGGATGCCGCCGCTCTGCTCGCCTCGGCGTCGCACGCGTTCGACGGGGGTGTCGTCGTGACGTCGATGATCGCCGTCGGACTCATGCTCGCGGCAGCCCTCGTGGCGGCGATCACGCTCCGTAACCCGACCGCGCCGGTCGAGCACGACTGAGGGCGATCCGACGCGACGGGAAATGGATCAGAGCGGGTCGGGTCCGCGCGTCTCGTTGCGCGTGACGCGGTCGCCGGTCGCGGGGTCGACGTGGGTCGCCGACACCGTCGACGAGGTACGGCGACGCGCGAGGAGCACAATGCCGAGCAGGAAGACGAGGAAGCCGGCACCCATCAGGATGTAGCCGACCATGTCGAGATCGATCCACTCGAGCTGGACCTCGACGGCCCACACGAGGATGGCGCCGACGACGAACAAGAAGATTCCGAGTCCGATGCTCATGGGGTAGCCCTTTCTGTCGGAATGCCTCAGCGTAGGGCCGTGGGTCTCCCGCCTGCAACGGGTCGACTCGCGCGACGGGATGCGGTAGTGCACGGCAGTACGCTGGAAGGCGAAACCTTCGAAGGAGAGCCATGCCCCGCACCGTCAGACTCGCCGTGATTCCCGGAGACGGAATCGGACCCGAGGTCGTCGCCGAAGCGCTCAAGGTGCTGCGCGCGGCCGTCGGTGACGAGACCCGGTTCGAGGAGACGCACTTCTCCCTCGGCGCCGGACGGTTCCTCGAGACGGGCGACGTGCTCACCGACGACGATCTCGCTGCTGTCGCGTCGCACGACGCCATCCTTCTGGGCGCGGTCGGCGGGGTTCCCGGCGATCCTCGCCTCGCGAACGCGAACATCGAACGCGGGCTCCTCTTGAAGCTCCGCTTCTCGCTCGACCACTACGTGAACCTCCGGCCGACCGTGCTCCACCCCGGCGTCGAGAGCCCGCTCGCCGCTCCCGGCGACGTCGACTTCGTCGTCGTCCGCGAGGGAACCGAGGGCCCGTACGTCGGCAACGGCGGTGCGATCCGCGTCGGCACGCCCGCCGAGGTCGCCAACGAGGTCTCGGTCAACACGGCCTTCGGCGTCGAGCGTGTCGTGCGCTACGCGTTCGCCGCGGCGTCCGGCCGTCGCAAGAAGCTCACCCTCGTGCACAAGACCAATGTGCTCGTCTTCGCCGGCGGTCTGTGGAAGCGCACGGTCGACGCCGTCGCCGTCGAGTTCCCTGATGTCGCCGTCGACTACCTCCACGTCGATGCGGCCACGATCTTCCTCGTCACGGATCCTGCTAGATTCGATGTCATCGTCACGGACAACCTCTTCGGCGACATCCTCACCGATCTGGCCGGCGCAATCAGCGGCGGCATCGGTCTCGCGGCATCGGGCAACATCAACCCCGACGGCCGGTTCCCGAGCATGTTCGAGCCTGTCCACGGATCAGCGCCCGACATCGCCGGGAAGGGCATCGCCGACCCGACTGCTGCGATCCTCTCGGTAGCACTTCTCCTCGACCACCTCGGCCTGGCGGATGACGCCGAACGAGTTCGTGGAGCAGCCTCCGACGACATCGCCGGACGGGACGGATCGACTCGGTCGACCTCCGAGATCGGCGACGCCATCGCCGCGCGGCTGGCCCCCGCGGCGCCGTAAGCGCACACTGGTATCAGCTTTCGAAGAAAAGAGCACCCATGACGATCGACCTCCCGCTCGCTCGACCCGATCTCACGTGGGCCGTGACGACGAACGACAACGCGAAGAGCGCTGAAGAACGCGACGCGATCCTCGCCGACCCCGGCTTCGGCAATCACTTCACCGATCACATGGTCGACGTCTGCTGGTCGGCACGGGGCGGATGGCACCGTCCGCGCGTCTCGCCCTACGGCCCCATCCCGCTCGACCCCGCCGCGGCCGTGCTCCACTACGCGCAAGAGGTCTTCGAGGGCATGAAGGCCTACCGTCACGGCGACGGCTCCATCTGGACGTTCCGTCCCTACGAGAACGCCGCGCGCATGCAGCGCTCGGCTCGCCGCATGGCGCTGCCCGAGCTTCCGAGCGACTACTTCATCGACTCGCTCAAGCAGCTCATCGCCGTCGACGGCGCGTGGGTGCCGAGCGCCGACGGCACGAGCCTCTACCTCCGGCCGTTCATGTTCGCGAAGGAGGCGTTCCTCGGCGTGCGCCCCGCCCAGAAGGTCGGGTACTACGTCATCGCGAGCCCCGCCGGCGCGTACTTCACCGGGGGAGTGCAGCCTGTCAACATCTGGCTCTCGACCGACTACGCCCGCGCGGGCAAGGGCGGCACGGGCGCGGCGAAGACCGGCGGCAACTACGCGTCGAGCCTCCTGCCGCAGGCCGAGGCCTACGAGAAGGGATGCCAGCAGGTGCTGTTCCTCGACGAGGGCGAGTACCTCGAAGAGCTCGGCGGCATGAACATCGTGCTCGTGCGTCGTGATGGAACGCTCGTCACGCCCGAGTCCGACACGATCCTCGAGGGCATCACGCGCGACTCGATCCTGCAGCTCGCGAGCGATCGCGGCCACACCGTCGAGCGTCGGCGCGTGACGATCACCGAGTGGCGCGACGGTGTCGCGTCGAGCGAGATCGTCGGCGCCTTCGCGTGCGGTACGGCGGCCGTCGTCGTGCCCATCGGCCGGTTGCTCGCCGAGGACTTCGAGATCGTGCACTCCGGACCGGCCGCCGACGAGCTCGCTCTGTCCCTGCGTGCCGAGCTCACGGGCATCCAGTACGGTCGCGTCGAAGACCGTCACGGCTGGATGCAGCGGCTCGACGCCTGAGCCCTCGTTAGGCTGTCGGTATGAAGATCGCGCGGTTCAGTCACGGCGAGTCGATCGCCTTCGGTGTCATCGATGAAGAGGAGCACGACCTCGTCGTGCTGAAGTCCGACCCGATGTTCGCCGGGTACGACCCGACGGGGGAGCGCGTGCCGCTCGCCGAGGCGAAGCTGCTCGCTCCCGTCATCCCGCGGTCGAAGGTCATCGGCGTCGGTCGCAACTATCGCGACCACGCCGCCGAGTTCGGCAACGAGGCACCGGCCGAGCCGCTGCTCTTCCTGAAGCCCAACACGTCGGTCGTCGGTCCGAACGATGCGATCGTCCTTCCTGCCCTGTCGTCACACGTCGACTTCGAGGGCGAGCTCGCCGTCATCATCGGCAGCATCGCGAAGAACGTGCGGGTCGAGGATGCCGCGAGCGTCGTCTTCGGCTACACGATCGCCAACGACGTGACGGCCCGCGACCTGCAGAAGTCCGACGCGCAGTGGACGCGCGCGAAGGGCTTCGACAGCTTCTGCCCGCTCGGGCCGGTGATCGAGACCGACCTCGACCTCGCGGGTGAGAGCGTCGAGACCCGTGTGAACGGTGAGCTCAAGCAGAGCGGGCCGCTCACCGACATGGTGCACTCCGTCGCCGAGATCATCGCGTACGCCTCGGCCGTCTTCACGCTGCTGCCCGGCGACGTCATCCTCACGGGTACGCCCGCGGGGGTCGGCCCGCTCGCGAGCGGCGACTCGGTCGCGATCACGATTCCGGGCATCGGCACGCTCACTAATCCGGTGCGCTCGGCCTGACCCGCAGGAGCGGTGGGAAACCTCCGGGCCGAATCTCTAGGATGAGAATCAATGTCTGATTCGGCTCACCCCACGACCCAGGCGACCGGGAGCGACGTTCGCGTCCGGTTCTGCCCTTCGCCCACCGGTACCCCGCACGTCGGTCTCGTGCGCACCGCTCTCTTCAACTGGGCGTATGCCCGGCACACGGGGGGCACGTTCGTCTTCCGTATCGAAGACACCGACGCGGCCCGCGACAGCGAAGAGAGCTACGCCCAGATCATCGACGCCCTCACCTGGCTCGGTCTCGACTGGGACGAGGGCATCGACGTCGGCGGCCCGAACGAGCCGTACCGGCAGTCGCAGCGCGGCGACATCTACCAGGACGTCGTCGACCGCCTCCTCGCCGCGGGCCACCTCTACGAGAGCTACTCGACCGCCGACGAGATCGACGCGCGGAACGAAGCCGCCGGCCGCCCGAAGCAGCTCGGCTACGACAACGGCGATCGCGACCTCACCGACGAGCAGCGCGCCGCCTTCCGTGCGGAGGGCCGTTCGCCGGCTCTCCGCCTGCGCGTACCCGACGTCGACCTCGGTTTCGACGACCTCGTGCGCGGCGAGATCACGTTCGCCGCGGGCTCGACGATCGACTTCGTCGTCGTGCGGCCGAACGGCGCCCCGCTCTACACGCTCGTGAACCCCGTCGACGACGCGCTCATGGGCATCACGCACGTGCTGCGCGGCGAAGACCTGCTGTCGTCGACGCCGCGTCAGATCGCGCTGTACCACGCTCTCATCGACATCGGCGTGACGACGTTCGTGCCGCGGTTCGGCCACCTGCCGTACGTCATGGGCGAGGGCAACAAGAAGCTCTCGAAGCGCGACCCCGAGGCGAACCTCTTCCACCACCGCGACCGGGGCTTCATCCCCGAGGGCCTCCTCAACTACCTCGCGCTCCTCGGCTGGGGCTTCTCGGCCGACCGTGACGTCTTCAGCCGCGACGAGCTCGTCGCCGCGTTCGACGTCGTGAACGTCAACCCCAACCCCGCGCGCTTCGACCTGAAGAAGGCCGAGGCGATCAACGGCGACCACCTGCGTCAGCTCGACGTCGTCGACTTCGCCGCCCGCACCGTGCCGTACCTCGCGGACGTCGTGGAGGTGCCGCTGAGCCCCGCGCACGAGGCGATCCTCGCCGAGGCGGCACCGCTCGTGCAGGAGCGCATCGGACTGCTCGGTGAGGCGCCCGGCATGCTCGGCTTCCTCTTCACCGACGCCGCCGGCCTCGAGTACGACGATGCGGCCGTCGCGGGCCTTCCCGCCGACACCGACGCCGTACTGTCCGCTGCGCGTGAGGCGCTCGAGCGCGTTCCCGCCGAGTCGTGGGCGCACACCGAGATCGAGGAGGCGCTCCGCGGAGCGCTCATCGACGGGCTCGGGCTCAAGCCGCGCGTCGCCTTCGGCCCGGTGCGCACGGCGATCTCCGGCCGCCGCGTCTCTCCGCCGCTCTTTGAGTCGATGCAGATCCTCGGCAAGATCGACTCCCTCGCGCGTCTCGACCGTCTGATCGGGCGTCGTGCGGAGTGAGTGACGTCGATGTCGCGGTGATCGGCGCGGGGCCCGCGGGCCTCTCCGCCGCTCTGAACCTCGTTCGTGCGCGGCGCCGCACGCTCCTGATCGACTCGAACCGGCCGCGCAACGCGGCGACGCTCGCCTCGCACGGGTTCCTCACCCGCGACGGAGTGCCTCCGCTCGAGCTCAGGAGGCTCGGCCGCGAGGAGTTCGAGCAGTACTCCGAGGCGACTTTCCACGCGGCATCCGTCGACGCGATCGTGCCCGACGGCGAGGCATTCGCCCTCACCGGTCGAGGCGTGCGCGGGGCTCCGGCGCTCGCGGTCCGCGCCCGCGTCGTGGTCGTCGCGAGCGGACTGAGCGAGACGCTCCCCGCGATCCCCGGCCTGCGTGCGTGGTACGGCACGCAGCTGCACAGTTGCGTCGAGTGCGACGGGTACGAGAAGGCGGATGCCGGGCTCGTCCTCATCGGAGAGACCGACGATCTCGCCGAGCGCGCGCTCACGGTCTCGCAGTGGAGCCGCGACCTCATCGTCTTCACGAACGGCGTCGGTACGGTGACGGATGACGAGGAGGCGATGCTCCTCGCCCTCGGCGTCACGGTCGAGCGTCGACCGATCGCCGAGATCGAGGGGGAGTCGGGCTCGATGACGGCGGTTCGCCTCGAGGACGGCACGGTCATCCCTCGAGCGGGTGGATTCGTGCGCCCGCTC harbors:
- the ilvN gene encoding acetolactate synthase small subunit, producing the protein MTSHVLSLLVEDKPGLLTRVAGLFARRGFNIESLAVGHSEIPGLSRITVVVDVDELPLEQVTKQLNKLVNVIKIVELDPAQSVQREHLLIKVKVDNTTRSQVLEAVNLFRARVVDVSTDALVIEVTGDSGKTTALLKVLEPYGIKEIAQSGLLAIGRGGKSITERVFKN
- the serA gene encoding phosphoglycerate dehydrogenase gives rise to the protein MTKPVVLIAEELSPATVDALGPDFEIRSVDGTDRPALLAALADANAILVRSATKVDAEAIAAAPKLQVVARAGVGLDNVDIKAATTAGVMVVNAPTSNIISAAELTVGHILSLARHIPAAHAALAQGQWKRSAYTGTELYEKTIGIIGLGRIGALIAARLQAFGTEVIAYDPYITAARAQQLGVQTVSLDELLERSDFITIHMPKTPETTGMIGREQFDLMKPSAYIVNVARGGLIDEEALHDALVSGRIAGAGLDVFVSEPPKESPLLGLPNIIVTPHLGASTDEAQEKAGVSVAKSVRLALAGELVPDAVNVAGGVIDPYVRPGIPLVEKLGQLFAGLAHGPLTSLDVEVRGELVDYDVSVLKLAALKGVFSNVVSETVSYVNAPLLAEQRGVAVRLITDSDSPEYRNVITLRGALADGEQISVSGTLTGTKQIEKIVAINGYDVEVPFAKSHIIMQYTDRPGIVAVYGREFGEAGINIAGMQIARREAGGPALSVLTVDSVVPAEVLERVSAAIEAHTLVEVDITE
- a CDS encoding DNA polymerase III subunit gamma/tau — protein: MTRDRDDDALSWEGDDDPTLAPGWKTVGTSVPAPPTAAEAAGTGTETDDAREPHSDEAVDASQPSSATLILFGVFGGVYLLYTIGWIFSALRVPNPGVDAVAQFMFTLGLWFAVLAPAAWFATTLLATESGARRRIVWLVIGAVVLVPVPFVAGITS
- a CDS encoding bacitracin resistance protein, whose protein sequence is MTGEVATPGAEPRSRGVRFGFDVALAVFFGLFYAYDAWEAVGNLVGLTQYAAALDSTLSSTGWVVLIAAILLPIGLFALAFVIGRRRPLAVRIALYVTGLAVSAVLYLDVVMLFGPGALIA
- a CDS encoding TetR/AcrR family transcriptional regulator, whose amino-acid sequence is MARPPRAREAILDAYESILIDEGERTATLDAVARLADVSKGGLLYHFASKDALVHGAIERLDQLVDDDVAAIEAAGDDAVEYYIRTSVALQSPLDRAFVATARLAQGGDVAAQEALQRCRDRWREAIARSVADPGAVLAIALLGDGMYFNTSLHVQGEHGGVTLSPAEVDSLVRIARGIAATGNA
- the ilvC gene encoding ketol-acid reductoisomerase, encoding MAEIYYDKDADLSLIQGKKVAVIGYGSQGHAHAQNLRDSGVEVRVGLKDGSKSIQKASEAGFTVSNVADAAAWADVIVILAPDQHQRHIFAESIKDQLAEGKTLVFGHGFNIRFGYIEAPEGVDVILVAPKAPGHTVRREFVAGRGIPDIIAVEQDASGTAWDLAKSYAKAIGGTRAGVIKTTFTEETETDLFGEQAVLCGGVSQLVQYGFETLTEAGYQPQIAYFEVLHELKLIVDLMWEGGIAKQRWSVSDTAEYGDYVSGPRVIDPHVKENMQAVLADIQSGAFAERFISDQDNGAPEFLELRAKGENHPIEKTGKELRALFAWKQEDDDYTDGSVAR
- a CDS encoding acetolactate synthase large subunit yields the protein MTTDSIPVPSPASPRTPEKMTGAQAVVRSLEMLGVTDVFGLPGGAILPVYDPLMDTKKIRHILVRHEQGAGHAAEGYASSSGKLGVCIATSGPGATNLVTAIADAHMDSVPLLAITGQVFSTLMGTDAFQEADIVGITMPVTKHSFLVKDASEIPATIAAAAHIATTGRPGPVLVDITKDAQQDMMDFRWPPKLDLPGYRPITKAHGKQVVAAAQLFVEAKKPVLYVGGGVIRAGASAELLAFAEATGAPVVTTLMARGAFPDSHEQQLGMPGMHGTVPAVLALQEADLLVSLGARFDDRVTGKAALFAPNAKVVHVDVDPAEISKIRTADVPIVGDAKDVLVDLTAAYLEAKRETTPDITDWWTYLNGLRAEFPLGFAPTTDGLLAPQHVISRIGELTGPEGVYASGVGQHQMWAAQFIKYERPNAWLNSGGAGTMGYSVPAAMGAKVAQPDRVVWAIDGDGCFQMTNQELATCTINKIPIKVAVINNSSLGMVRQWQTLFYDGRYSNTDLNTGHDSIRVPDFVKLAEAYGALGIRVTKEEEVDAAIKLALETNDRPVVIDFVVSADAMVWPMVPQGVSNSFVQYARDHSPAFDEED